Proteins from one Natrinema salinisoli genomic window:
- a CDS encoding SDR family NAD(P)-dependent oxidoreductase, with amino-acid sequence MDLGIQDRTAVVTGGAGRIGSADCRLLANEGANVVVLDVDADGAAETAAEINETADSGEAMALECDLTDREDVADSMAEVRDAFGGVDILVNNAAMVDARSRVGDYDDEIWDRDVEINLTGTYNISKELFPRMCERGWGRIVNMSSMAGWYGGFGQFSYSATKAAMIGVGRTMALEGAQSGVTSNVIAPNIVVGDWADMSPDELRENVDEYYARIAEATPMRHLGTEEDVANMVTYLCSEQASYVTGQVVGVTGGIDLFSF; translated from the coding sequence ATGGATCTCGGAATCCAGGACAGGACCGCCGTGGTCACTGGCGGCGCCGGACGCATCGGAAGCGCAGACTGCCGACTCCTCGCGAACGAGGGCGCGAACGTCGTCGTCCTCGACGTCGACGCGGACGGCGCAGCGGAGACCGCTGCGGAAATCAACGAGACGGCCGATAGCGGCGAGGCGATGGCCCTCGAGTGCGACCTCACGGACCGCGAGGACGTCGCCGATTCGATGGCCGAGGTTCGAGACGCCTTCGGCGGCGTCGATATCCTCGTCAACAACGCCGCAATGGTCGACGCGCGCTCGCGCGTCGGCGACTACGACGACGAAATCTGGGACCGCGACGTCGAGATCAACCTGACGGGTACCTACAACATCAGCAAGGAACTGTTCCCGCGAATGTGCGAGCGTGGCTGGGGCCGGATCGTCAACATGTCCTCGATGGCCGGCTGGTACGGCGGCTTCGGCCAGTTTTCGTACTCGGCGACCAAGGCCGCCATGATCGGCGTCGGTCGGACGATGGCGCTCGAGGGTGCCCAGTCCGGAGTAACGTCGAACGTCATCGCACCGAACATCGTCGTCGGCGACTGGGCAGACATGAGCCCCGACGAACTCCGGGAGAACGTCGACGAGTACTACGCCCGAATCGCCGAGGCGACGCCGATGCGCCACCTCGGCACGGAGGAGGACGTCGCCAACATGGTGACCTACCTCTGCTCGGAGCAGGCCTCCTACGTCACCGGACAGGTGGTCGGCGTCACGGGCGGGATCGACCTC